Part of the Salvia splendens chloroplast, complete genome genome, TACTAATATAATAGAAAAGAACTGTCCTTTCTGTATACTTTCCCCGGTTCCGTTGCTATCGCGGGCTTTACGCAATCGATCGGATTAGATAGATATCCCTTCAACACAACATAGGTCATCGAAAGGATCTCGGAGACCCACCAAAGTACGAAAGCCAGGATCTTTCAGAAAACGGATTCCTATTCGAAGAGTGCATAACTGCATGGATAAGCTTACACTAACCCGTCAATTTGGGATCCATCCAATTCGATATTTTATTTTCCTTGGGAGGTATCGGGAAGGAATTGGAATGGAATAAGATCGATTCATACAGAAGAAAAGGTTCTCTCTTGATTCTGTACCTATGGGATAGGGATAGAGGAAGAGGAAAAACCGAAGATTTCACATAGTACTTTTGATCGAAAAATCAATCAGATTTATTTCGTACCCTTCGTTCAATGGTCAAATTCTACAGGATCAAACCTATGGGACTTAAGGAATGATAAATGATATAAAAAAAAGAGAGTGAAAAAGAAATTAATATTAAATAAAAATGAAGTAGAAGAACCCAGATTCCAAATGAACAAATTCAAACTTGAAAATTTCTGATTCTCGAAGAATGAGGGGCAAGGGGATTGATCGAGAAAGATCTCTTGTTCTTATTATAGGATCGTGATTGGATCCGCATATGTTTGGTAAAGAGAATAATCAAAAATGGAAAGTGTTCAATTGGAACATGAAAACGTGACTAAATTGGCCCTAGTTACTCTTCGGGACAGAGTGGAAGAAGGGAGGGGATTCTCGAGCGCGGAAAAGGATCCAATGAATTCGAAAGAATTGAACGAGGAGCCGTATGAGGTGAAAATCTCATGTATGGTTCTGTAGAGTGGCAGTAAGGGTGACTTATCTGTCAACTTTTCCACTATCACCCCCAAAAAACCAAACTCTGCCTTACGTAAAGTTGCCAGAGTACGATTAACCTCTGGATTTGAAATCACTGCTTATATACCCGGTATTGGCCATAATTCACAAGAACATTCTTCAGTCTTAGTAAGAGGGGGGAGGGTTAAGGATTTACCCGGTGTAAGATATCACATTGTTCGAGGAACCCTAGATGCTGTCGGAGTAAAGGATCGTCAACAAGGGCGTTCTAGTGCGTTGTAGATTCTTATCCAAGACTTGTATCATTTGATGATGCCATGTGAATGGCTAGAAACATGTGAAGTGTATGGCTAACCCAATAACGAAAGTTTCGTAAGGGGACTGGAGCAGGCTACCATGAGACAAAAGATCTTCTTTCTAAAGAGATTCGATTCGGAACTCTTATATGTCCAAGGTTCAATATTGAAATAATTTCAGAGGTTTTCCCTGACTTTGTCCGTGTCAACAAACAATTCGAAATACCTCGACTTTTTTAGAACAGGTCCGAGTCAAATAGCAATGATTTGAAGCACTTCTTTTTACACTATTTCGGAAACCCAAGGACTCAATCGTATGGATATGTAAAATACAGGATTTCCAATCCTAGCAGGAAAGGGAGGGAAAGGGATACTCAATTTAAAGTGAGTAAACAGAATTCCATACTCGATCTCATAGATACATATAGAATTCTGCGGAAAGCCGTATTCGATGAAAGTCGTATGTACGGCTTGGAGGGAGATCTTTCATATCTTTCGAGATCCACCCTACAATATGGGGTAAAAAAGCCAAAATAAGTGATTTTAGCCCTTATAAAAAGAAAACTGATTCTTAAACCCCTTTCACGCTCATGTCACGTCGAGGTACTGCAGAAGAAAAAACAGCAAAATCCGATCCAATTTATCGTAATCGATTAGTTAACATGTTGGTTAACCGTATTCTGAAACACGGAAAAAAATCATTGGCTTATCAAATTATCTATCGAGCCATGAAAAAAATTCAACAAAAGACAGAAACAAATCCACTATCTGTTTTACGTCAAGCAATACGTGGAGTAACTCCCGATATAGCAGTAAAAGCAAGACGTGTAGGTGGATCCACTCATCAAGTTCCCATTGAAATAGGATCCACACAAGGAAAAGCACTTGCCATTCGTTGGTTATTAGCGGCATCCCGAAAACGTCCGGGTCGAAATATGGCTTTCAAATTAAGTTCTGAATTAGTGGATGCTGCCAAAGGGAGTGGCGATGCCATACGCAAAAAGGAAGAGACTCATAAAATGGCAGAGGCAAATAGAGCTTTTGCACATTTTCGTTAATCCATGAACAGGATCTATACATCTCGATCGGAAAAGAATCAAGAGAAAAAGAAAGAATCGGAATGGATCGATAGATTTCTCGAAACAAACGAAAAGGAAACGAAAGATGAAACATAAATCATGGATCAACTAAGCCCTCCCGGGGACTTTCTTAAAGAGGAACCTCATGTAAATACCATGGAATAAGGTTTGATCTTGATCCTATTCCATTCCAAAAATGGAAAGTTCGACACAATTGGGATTTTTTTTGGAAATTGGATGCAGTTACTAATTCATGATCTAGCATGTACAGAATGAAAACTTCATTCTCGATTCTACGAGAATTTTTATGAAAGCCTTTCATTTGCTTCTCTTCGATGGAAGTTTGATTTTCCCAGAATGTATCCTAATTTTTGGCCTAATTCTTCTTCTGATGATCGATTCAACCTCTGATCAAAAAGATATACCTTGGTTATATTTCATCTCTTCAACAAGTTTAGTAATGAGCATAACGGCCCTATTGTTCCGATGGAGAGAAGAACCTATGATTAGCTTTTCGGGAAATTTCCAAACGAACAATTTCAACGAAATCTTTCAATTTCTTATTTTACTATGTTCAACTCTATGTATTCCTCTATCCGTAGAGTACATTGAATGTACAGAAATGGCTATAACAGAGTTTCTCTTATTCGTATTAACAGCTACTCTAGGAGGAATGTTTTTATGTGGTGCTAACGATTTAATAACTATCTTTGTAGCTCCAGAATGTTTCAGTTTATGCTCCTACCTATTATCTGGATATACCAAGAAAGATGTACGGTCTAATGAGGCTACTATGAAATATTTACTCATGGGTGGGGCAAGCTCTTCTATTCTGGTTCATGGTTTCTCTTGGCTATATGGTTTATCCGGGGGAGAGATCGAGCTTCAAGAAATAGTGAATGGTCTTATCAATACACAAATGTATAACTCCCCGGGAATTTCAATTGCGCTCATATTCATCACTGTAGGAATTGGGTTCAAGCTTTCCCCAGCCCCTTCTCATCAATGGACTCCTGACGTATACGAAGGAGTGCGGTTCGTTCGGGAAATTCCTACCTCTCTATCTCTGAGATGTTTGGATTTTTCAAAACTCCATGGACATGCAGAAGAGAAAT contains:
- the rps12 gene encoding ribosomal protein S12 gives rise to the protein MPTIKQLIRNTRQPIRNVTKSPALRGCPQRRGTCTRVYTITPKKPNSALRKVARVRLTSGFEITAYIPGIGHNSQEHSSVLVRGGRVKDLPGVRYHIVRGTLDAVGVKDRQQGRSKYGVKKPK
- the rps7 gene encoding ribosomal protein S7, whose translation is MSRRGTAEEKTAKSDPIYRNRLVNMLVNRILKHGKKSLAYQIIYRAMKKIQQKTETNPLSVLRQAIRGVTPDIAVKARRVGGSTHQVPIEIGSTQGKALAIRWLLAASRKRPGRNMAFKLSSELVDAAKGSGDAIRKKEETHKMAEANRAFAHFR